One genomic region from Sphingobacterium sp. UGAL515B_05 encodes:
- a CDS encoding DUF6814 family protein: protein MNNLKKFLGIIWIVLALFTAYFSIFELALPKISTGHQEDLVFGIIILCILTPIISIGLGLFGYYSLLGEYNQEKM, encoded by the coding sequence ATGAATAATCTCAAAAAATTCCTCGGCATAATTTGGATCGTTTTAGCATTGTTTACTGCCTATTTCTCCATTTTTGAACTGGCCCTGCCAAAGATTTCAACGGGACATCAGGAAGATCTGGTATTTGGTATCATTATCCTGTGCATTTTAACTCCCATAATCTCCATAGGACTCGGCTTATTTGGCTATTATTCCCTATTGGGCGAATACAATCAAGAAAAAATGTAG
- the accD gene encoding acetyl-CoA carboxylase, carboxyltransferase subunit beta, producing MSWFKREKAGISTATANKKEAPDGMWNKCPTCKKPLLHLEQVENDYVCQYCGHHLRIGSKEYFSILFDNNEFTELFPNLNSGDPLEFFDSKPYPERLKESQAKTGLKDALRSGHGKMNGQDIVIACMDFSFIGGSMGSVVGEKIARSIDYCIEHKIPFMLISKSGGARMMEAAFSLMQMAKTSAKLALLAKAGLPYVCLLTDPTTGGVTASYAMLGDVNIAEPGALIGFAGPRVIKETIKKDLPKGFQTSEFVLEHGFLDFIVDRRQLKNKVATYLKLVG from the coding sequence ATGAGTTGGTTTAAAAGAGAAAAAGCTGGTATTAGCACAGCTACCGCTAATAAAAAAGAAGCACCTGATGGTATGTGGAACAAATGTCCCACATGTAAAAAACCATTGTTGCATCTTGAACAAGTAGAAAACGACTATGTTTGTCAATATTGTGGCCACCACTTAAGAATTGGCTCCAAAGAATATTTTTCAATTTTATTTGACAATAACGAATTTACAGAACTATTCCCTAATCTAAATTCTGGTGATCCATTAGAATTTTTCGATTCAAAGCCATACCCTGAACGTTTAAAGGAAAGTCAAGCCAAAACAGGCCTGAAAGATGCTTTACGTTCTGGCCATGGAAAAATGAATGGTCAAGACATTGTTATTGCTTGTATGGACTTTAGTTTCATCGGCGGATCAATGGGATCTGTCGTTGGTGAAAAAATCGCACGTTCAATAGATTACTGTATTGAGCATAAAATTCCATTTATGCTAATCTCCAAATCAGGAGGTGCACGTATGATGGAAGCCGCATTTTCATTGATGCAAATGGCTAAAACTTCGGCTAAATTAGCATTATTGGCAAAGGCAGGACTTCCTTACGTTTGTTTATTGACAGACCCTACCACAGGAGGAGTTACAGCATCTTACGCAATGTTAGGTGATGTGAATATCGCAGAACCGGGAGCATTAATCGGATTTGCAGGACCACGTGTCATTAAAGAAACAATCAAAAAGGATCTTCCAAAAGGATTCCAGACTTCAGAATTTGTTCTTGAGCATGGATTTTTGGATTTCATTGTCGACCGTAGACAGTTAAAAAACAAAGTAGCTACTTATCTTAAATTAGTGGGATAA